A portion of the Toxoplasma gondii ME49 chromosome VIIb, whole genome shotgun sequence genome contains these proteins:
- a CDS encoding hypothetical protein (encoded by transcript TGME49_259080), whose amino-acid sequence MPYISVLSSAGLLRARPPRTSTPMRTTRCDASRGLKRESQLVSARRGLERSCVRRILLGNTTQRSIRRSSRRSARRERGSLRRPSSRRQRDAAVVGGPREERRISNCEQSAGVEMQRSRPRRPDFGFLGRHRRGAMEGNKDSVPTEEGRASDSSSSTSESESSRFCRFTAEEAKELIYRLFIPNPFPGSQESSRERGKTKSGRVTVTSTSLAAGASPSSRPASQKPLSNLSQADSSGASSRPSSDTACASVSSALSPVLPSSAVSFRALSASPRTPRSSSAANSCMREPAESGVESEPQGRAQNADRVSRSGDGTLKRPSPFACTFASRLERRRAPELRCTNASSGGAGRHDGKVLLPCGDRGLRDAERGRTPPSRLDPGAQMPEARTGPPMQDNDEREREEAREEDVEEDLEEEDSRREQEVDVRDEEDKLQDDDQERDQVEEEEDRERDLEILFVIVAYRDRRSQLLQWIPSMSTYLRSVMTSVRRPNYQPRCAIVIAEQADAHPFNKGALFNAAVSWILDNASHLPVSRSRPSSSSPAFASSSPRAPSPSAARRERREENTPRPDSRRSFPREDMARRRSSQRETEKCEGRNEAADARPPGEAVAEEEDERGTDALRNSRQTFQESKRADPDKEEGGQQRGREETQTFAATALKSAKQFFFCFHDVDVVPRGRYDDFLYRDNRPCAYFPSPPPKCVRQLYGHRWCLGGVVVLRCIDFLRARAWSVRYPGWGFEDDDFLARCLYAGLWIDQSSTPGVRPPRLPTRPPRVSREKALPSAGGHAEGGEAQTQGEMNEREPARACCEAACEAKVDGRRWGSAPGRREKEMFLRDSETRSPSADIRKARKRRRSSELWSGCFSERLSTWGAFRELDRESKKQMDEAQNAKARDALARANRQFFFHAWRLLEETATEAEKLKDAVSRTEARGEERALEAEHSAKQAGNRETNAETPRAEEAGEWRDETERSDEVRVEDGLHAVWRAWREKSISIASQPEMSEELLEAIETATATSAAGRRATADATPEEFASTQGRAESQEEREEERDHEEPAIEHSDGRKTTQTGLEKESRRKSGDWHLLGSGQDCISLLWIRVKLNDVFKNPFAASVSSS is encoded by the exons ATGCCCTACATCAGCGTCCTCTCATCAGCTGGACTTCTTCGCGCGCGACCTCCGCGAACCTCAACACCGATGCGAACGACGCGATGCGACGCATCACGAGGACTGAAGCGTGAGTCGCAGCTCGTCTCTGCGCGGCGGGGATTAGAGAGATCCTGCGTCCGGCGCATACTCTTGGGGAACACAACACAGCGCAGCATCAGACgcagcagcagacgcagcgccagacgcgagagagggtCTCTACgtcggccttcttctcgccgccagCGCGACGCGGCCGTCGTTGGGggaccgagagaagaaaggaggatATCGAACTGCGAACAAAGTGCAGGCGTCGAAATGCAGAGGTCGCGACCAAGGAGACCTGACTTTGGCTTCCTCGGCAGACACCGGAGAGGAGCGATGGAGGGAAACAAAGACAGTGTTCCTacggaagaaggaagagcatcagattcttcctcctcgaccTCGGAGTCCGAGtcgtctcgtttctgtcgattcactgctgaagaagcgaaagagttGATTTATCGGCTCTTCATTCCGAATCCCTTCCCTGGTTCGCAAGAATCTtctagagagagaggaaagacgaagtcTGGACGTGTGACGGTGACTTCGACCTCGCTCGCAGCAGGAGCGTCTCCATCCTCTCGACCTGCTTCACAGAAGCCGTTATCCAACTTGTCTCAGGCAGATTCATCTGGTGCGTCGTCTCGTCCGTCTTCcgacactgcatgcgcctccgtctcctctgccctTTCACCcgttttgccttcttctgccgtCTCCTTTCGGGCactctcggcgtctccgagAACGCCGCGCTCCTCCAGCGCCGCCAActcttgcatgcgcgaacCTGCCGAGTCCGGCGTGGAGTCCGAGCCACAGGGGAGGGCGCAGAATGCCGACAGAGTCTCGCGAAGTGGAGACGGCACTCTGAAGAGGCCGTCGCCGTTCGCTTGCACCTTCGCTTCGCGTCTAGAACGCCGACGCGCGCCTGAGCTGAGGTGTACGAACGCCTCGTCAGGAGGCGCGGGCCGCCACGACGGGAAGGTCCTCCTTCCttgtggagacagaggcctGCGAGACGCCGAACGAGGACGAACGCCGCCGTCTCGTTTGGACCCAGGCGCGCAGATGCCGGAAGCAAGGACCGGGCCGCCGATGCAGGACAACGACGAacgtgagagagaagaagcgagagaggaggatgTGGAAGAAGatctcgaagaagaagactcaaGGAGGGAACAAGAAGTTGACgtgagagatgaagaagacaagcTGCAAGACGACGACCAAGAACGCGACCaggtggaggaagaagaggaccgTGAAAGAGACCTCGAGATTCTCTTCGTCATTGTCGcgtacagagacagaaggtcACAGCTGCTTCAGTGGATCCCCTCCATGTCGACGTATCTTCGTTCTGTGATGACGTCTGTCCGACGGCCCAACTACCAGCCCCGTTGTGCCATTGTCATCGCGGAACAGGCGGATGCTCATCCCTTCAACAAAG GAGCTCTCTTCAATGCAGCAGTTTCGTGGATCCTGGACAACGCGAGTCATCTCCCCGTTTCGCGGTCacgaccttcttcttcttcccctgctttcgcttcctcttctcctcgcgcgccttctccttccgctgCTCggcgcgaaagaagagaggagaacacgCCGCGACCAGACTCCAGAAGATCCTTTCCCCGGGAGGATATGGCGAGGCGCCGCTcttcgcagagagagacagagaaatgcGAAGGTCGAAACGAAGCTGCGGACGCGCGTCCGCCTGGCGAAGCAGtggcggaggaagaagacgaacggGGCACCGACGCACTCCGCAACAGTCGACAGACATTCCAGGAATCCAAGAGAGCAGACccagacaaagaagaaggagggcaACAACggggaagggaggagacgcagacctTTGCCGCGACCGCTCTCAAGAGTGCAAAACagtttttcttttgttttcaTGATGTCGACGTCGTTCCTAGAGGCCGCTACGACGACTTTCTCTACCGCGACAACCGCCCAT GCGCGTACTTCCCCTCTCCACCGCCGAAATGCGTTCGTCAGCTGTACGGACACCGCTGGTGTCTCGGCGGCGTTGTCGTTCTTCGCTGCATCGACTTCCTTCGCGCTCGGG CCTGGTCTGTGCGGTATCCCGGCTGGGGCTTCGAAGACGACGACTTCCTCGccaggtgtctgtacgccGGCCTCTGGATCGACCAGTCGTCGACGCCGGGTGTACGTCCACCTCGGTTGCCCACGAGGCCTCCCCGCGTTTCacgagagaaggcgctgcCCTCTGCAGGTGGACATgccgaaggaggagaggcgcagacgcAAGGAGAGatgaacgagagagagccgGCGAGGGCATGTTGTGAGGCAGCGTGTGAAGCGAAAGTGGACGGAAGGCGTTGGGGAAGCGCTCCagggaggcgcgagaaagaaatgttcctcagagaCTCGGAGACGCGTTCGCCGTCGGCGGACATCCGCAAAGCTCGGAAACGCAGGCGCAGTTCCGAGCTCTGGAGCGGTTGTTTTTCAGAGAGACTCAGTACCTGGGGCGCCTTTCGAGAGTTGGACAGAgagtcgaagaagcagatggaCGAGGCGCAGAACGCGAAAGCGCGAGACGCGCTGGCGCGAGCGAACAGgcagttcttcttccacgcCTGGCGTCtgctggaggagacagcgacggaggcagagaaactcAAAGATGCAGTCTCGCGGACGGAGGcgcgcggagaagaacgcgccCTCGAGGCAGAACACAGTGCGAAGCAAGCCGGAAACCGAGAAACAAATGCAGAGACTCCGcgcgcagaggaagcaggagagtggagagacgaaacggagaggagcGACGAAGTCCGAGTTGAAGATG gtttgcatgcagtttggcgcgcgtggagagaaaagtcgaTAAGCATCGCCAGCCAACCGGAGATGAGCGAAGAACTTCTGGAGGCGATCGAAACGGCAACAGCGACCAGCGCTGCCGGTAGACGCGCGACCGCAGACGCGACTCCCGAAGAATTCGCGTCGACGCAAGGCAGAGCAGAAAGccaagaggaaagggaggaagagcgagaccaCGAAGAACCTGCAATCGAACACTCGGATGGACGCAAGACGACACAAACTGGACTGGAAAAGGaatcgaggagaaagagcggaGACTGGCATCTCCTCGGAAGTGGACAAGACTGTATCAGCCTCCTTTGGATCCGCGTCAAGCTCAACGACGTCTTCAAGAATCCCTTCGCTGCaagcgtttcttcctcgtag
- a CDS encoding acetyltransferase, GNAT family protein (encoded by transcript TGME49_259070), protein MRGELTAEGHSDTMESPARKLHLPAEETLCRSSSFSSSPSPLSASSSHSSSSSSPSSSCSSSSSFLSSCNLSHLRFRRFPRLLPLSVVDRVSERLRYLSSSRSSFHVRSRSSLSSASVSSCFPSSCSSLWQVSPREAWRARDAAYEQAVEDLRDLEERQQILMREREKCETDIQALLKSTLSEPYSVFTLRYFLDGWPELTVLAYDGDVCAGACICKVDEKARSSSLADLPLFSFSSPRSDRAASLRTSSSTEIACEQETRAQFLDDQEQRGAVSCEAARSRQAAVGKGYIAMLSVHPNYRRRGLAAHLVQTALEVMRSRKRRNSVETIPSGEESGDKIEALQLLTSAAFREVTDSQMLRQEATEHADHERGQEKEEEKTEEETTGKVVSCRIETEAGNEGALRLYESLSFVRVARMQRFYLNDSDAFKLSRSFENEQACSSTNKEATRENRLQKLLSTSTCWW, encoded by the exons ATGCGGGGAGAGTTGACTGCAGAAGGACATTCAGACACAATGGAAAGTCCAGCTCGAAAACTCCACCTCCCTGCGGAGGAGACCCTCTGTCGTagctcctctttctcttcttccccttctcctttgtctgcctcttcctcccattcgtcgtcttcatcctctccatcttcctcttgttcgtcttcctcctcttttctctcttcttgtaACCTTTCTCATCTTCGTTTCCGCCGCttcccgcgtctccttccactGTCTGTTGTCGATCGGGTCTCAGAAAGGCTGCGGtacctttcttcttctcggtcttcctTCCACGttcgttctcgctcttctctctcttctgcgtccgtttcttcttgctttccATCGagttgctcttctctctggcaggtgtctcctcgagaggcgtggagagcgagagacgctgcGTATGAGCAGGCCGTTGAAGATCTGCGCGACCTCGAAGAGCGACAGCAGATCCTGATgagggagagggaaaaaTGCGAGACCGACATACAAGCCTTGTTGAAAAGCACCCTATCTGAACCGTACAGCGTCTTTACACTTCGGTACTTCCTCGACGGCTGGCCGGAACTCACTGTCCTC gCCTACGACGGCGACGTCTGTgctggcgcatgcatttgcaaggttgacgagaaggcgagaagttCGTCCCTGGCGGACTTGCccctgttctccttctccagtcCGAGAAGCGACCGAGCCGCGAGTCTCAGGACTTCCTCGTCGACAGAGATTGCTTGCGAGCAAGAGACACGAGCGCAGTTCCTCGACGACCAAGAACAACGGGGAGCTGTCAGCTGCGAAGCCGCGCGAAGCCGACAGGCAGCTGTGGGGAAAGGGTACATTGCCatgctgtctgtacacccgaacTACCGGCGACGGGGCCTGGCCGCCCATCTCGTTCAGACAGCTCTGGAGGTAATGCGAagcaggaagcgaagaaactcaGTTGAAACGATTCCATCTGGAGAGGAGTCTGGGGACAAGATAGAAGCTCTGCAGCTACTCACCTCCGCTGCGTTTCGGGAGGTAACGGACAGCCAGATGCTGcgacaggaagcgacagagcaTGCGGATCATGAACGaggacaggaaaaagaagaagagaaaacggaggaggaaacgacagGGAAGGTGGTGAGTTGCCGCATCGAAACTGAAGCTGGAAACGAAGGCGCGCTGCGGCTGTacgagtctctctctttcgttaGAGTCGCACGCATGCAACGGTTCTATTTGAACGACAGCGACGCCTTCAAGCTCTCGAGGTCTTTCGAAAACGAACAAGCTTGCTCAAGCACAAACAAGGAAGCAACCAGAGAGAATCGACTCCAAAAGCTTCTCAGCACATCCACTTGCTGGTGGTAG